The sequence CTCGACTGCCTTCTGGATTTCCTTTCCATCCACTTGCCCTAGATCCTCTCCGGGTTTCTCCCCTTCAGCTACGTGGAATTCCGTATCGATCGCCAGGTGAACATGCGGGTGCTTGAGCCACTTCTCGATCATTTTCACCTGCTCCATAACGGTGTCCGTTCCGAGCTGAACATCGAGCAGCACCAGTGCGTCATGCTTCTCGGCAAGCTCCACATACCTTTCAATATTTTCTTCGGATGTCATTCGCACATAGTCTCCATCAGGACCCGGTTCACTCTGGGCCATTGTCGTAATCAACTCGATCGTCGGGACCGCCGGACGGTCGGGATCAGCGTCTGAATAGGCCTGCGTCTGTTCCTTTAGCTTCTTCATGTACTCCTCAGGCTCCAACTCGCCCAGAATCCCCATATTTTCAGAATCTGGCGTTCCATAATAGGCAACCAATCGATGATCCTTTAATGGTCCATCGGATGGATCTTTCACCCCTTTTGCCAGCGTTTCACCCGCAGGGACCGAACGCTCGGGATTTCCACCCAGCGCCGCTTGCATATCAGGAATTTCCTGCTGTTCCATATCTGATAAGCTTTCCTTCAAAGACACAGCATTTTCAGACGGTTCCAACGGTTTGAAGGGCTGTTCGGTCTCCTTCGGTTCTTCGTTTTCCGTTTTTTCCGTGTTTGATTCGTCCCGTTCGGAAGTCGGCGCTTTCTTCTCACTTTCCTCTGTGGCCGAAGGATCGGCGCAGGCTCCCAGTATTAGTACTCCTGCTGCAAGTAGCAGCAATATTTTTTTCATTGCCTCACACATCCTTTTTATATAGAAGAATATGGAGGACTTTAACACATTTTCCTCTACATGAAACCTATGTAAACAAATTGATAGAAACTCTTAATCCAAACGTTAAAGCTTATGAGGGAAGCGCTGAGAACAAGGCTTTTATAAAAAATATTCTGATAGTAAACAAGGGAATATTTGGTACAATTAAAGCAGAGGGGGCCAAATGGACAAACCCCATGGCTCCATTTATCGCAAGCGCTTTTGAGAGAAGAGGTCGTACCAGAACCATAGGGCTTTGAAAATGAGAAATTAAGGGGGACTATCAATGATCAATTACGATGGACGCACGTTTGTATCCATTGAAAATACGACGAACGGTGAAGTTTCTTCAAAAACAGTTTTTGAATATAAGCAAGATGGAGATATCCTTTCAGCAACATATAGTGGCGGAGACATTATGAAAGGAACCCTGATTGGCATCGTGAAAGAGGATGGTGGCTTAACGTTTAGATACAACCATGTAAACGTTCATAATGATATAAGGGGAGGTCAATGTACTTCTGTTCCTGAAATTCTACCGGATGGCCGAATAAGACTGCATGAAAGCTGGAGATGGATGGATCGTGACCAAAGTGAAGGGGAATCGATCGTTGAGGAAGTCATATAATTAGTAGTAGTTGAATTCAGCGTTTTTTCAAATCATGGGTCGAGGTGAGGGATATGGGGACATATGAGCTAAAGCTTATTAACAATCTGTTAGATGTTGATTTAGCTCATTTAGTAGAGCATAGCAAAGAAGAGGGTTTTCGTTTTGTAGAAAGATTAGTGAATGATTATAGAAATGGAAATAACACGTTCAACCGTGCAGGAGAAGGTATATTCGGCGTGTTTAATGAAAATGGCATCCTGGTTGCTATAGGCGGATTAAACAAGGATCCTTTTTCAACTGGTGAATGCATTGGCAGGATGAGAAGATTTTATGTCAGCAAAGAGTTTAGAAGAAGTGGTGTAGGAAACATGCTGGTGCAAAGGATCATAGACGAAGCAAGAAACCATTATGATACATTGGTGCTTCATACAGACACAGAACAGGGGGATGCATTTTATCGGGCGATTGGGTTTTCAAAGGGGGAGCTTTATTCGAGGTCGAGTCATTATTTGAGCTTAGGGTAGCATGGGGACGGACCCGGAGGCAGCTTTTTGGTATATATAATCCTTAAAAACATAAGGAACAGATTATAGGCACGATTATGGATAAGCTGAATTTTCAACTGAAAGGTGCATAAGAAAGGTCTACCACTTAAAAATCGGGAGAGTGTTCCTATGTTCAACAACTTTCATTTTGAAACGATTTATCGTGAACGGGATGATCGCACCCCTCTAGTGGTAATGATGTGTGGTGTGGCTGGCTCCGGTAAAACGACATTCTCGCAGCACTTAGAGAAGAACGGCTTTGTGCGTCTTTCAATTGATGAAGAAATATGGGCGACTCATGGTCGTTATGGGATTGATTTCCCTATGGAAAAGATGGAGGAATACAAGAAAGTGGCAGAAAGTAAATTGCGCAATGAATTAGTAAAGCTCATTCACGATAAACAACAGGTGGTCATCGACTTCAGTTTTTGGGACCGTGGAAGAAGGGATCGATACAAACAATTAATAGAAAAGTCAGGTGGGAAATGGAAACTGATTTATTTAAAGGTCCATCCTGATGATTTACTTGAAAGGCTTACAATACGGAACAAGCGCTTTGATGCGAATGCGTTCCCGATTTCGGAAGGACTGTTGACTTCCTATTTGAATGGTTTTGAAATTCCTGAGGGGGAAGGGGAGATTGTGGTTGGGAATTAGAGTTACTTTTAACTGGCCAGGGAGAGGGGACAAGGTATCAGTCCCCATGGTTCCGTGTTTCTAGTCGGTCATATACTCATTCACCAACTCATAACATCTATCCTTCGTCGACTCATATAAAGAGATGTACCACGCCACATTTTCAAACGTCCCGCCTTCATACTTCAGTCTTTCTTTCTCGGCTTTCGTTTCTTTCTGTTCGATCCATCTTAACTGTTCCGCTTGTAATTCCTTCATGACCTCTGGAGACAGCTCTTTTTTCAGCAGGGTGTAGATCTCATTCAATGCATCATCAAACTTTTCGTAGGATACTCCATAATAGTTTTTCATCGCGTTTGTGACACCTTTATCTGAATCCTTCTTTTCTGGCATGGCATCAAGTTCTTTTTGGATGTTGTCCAGTTTGTTCAGAAATTCTGTTCTTCCCTCTATTTTTGTTTTGGGAGTATGATCTTCCATTAATATCTTCCGATTGATTCTCCTCGTTGTTATCGGCTTCCATTGTGCTTTCTGAAGAAGAATCATCTGTACTTGCTGGTATCGTATCAGATCCAGACTGATTAGAAGTATCCTCTTCAGGTGCATCGCTACATGCAGACATGAAGACGAATAACATAGTTAATAAGGCTGCCACGGTAAACATTTTTGGGTTCTTCATTTTTACAGCTCCAATTCCTTATTGAAAATAGATTATTTGGTTTATTTTAACATATTTGAAATATCCTATTAACCTGTTAGGGTCCGCTTATTCGTTGCCTCCATGGTTCCTCTTTCATTAACCCCTTCTTAAAACATTTGTGATACAATTTTCGCAAGAAGGCTGTTTCAGGAACCTCGGTACCTGTCCCCATTGCCCGGAAGGAGGTAGAGTGTGATGGAACGTGTAGTTTGTGAGAAAAGGTCCTATTCAAAAGAGTTTCATTCTCATCAGCATGAGTTTGGTCAGTTTCTTTTTCCTTTACAAGGTTCCCTGGATATCCAAACGAAGTGGCAAGAACTTCATCTTGATCCGGACCATTGTTTTTATCTGCCTCCAATGTCTGATCATCAATACAGGTCGATGGACCGGAATGAGTTTTTGATTCTGGATATCCCCCTGAACTATTTACCGGGGGATACAGGAAGCATGTATATGCAGCTTGATGAGCAGTGGGTTTCTATCCGGTATTTACTGTTGGAGGAAGCGGGGAACCCGGAAAATAGGATGTCGTTGATAAGCTTGGCCAGGTATGTGACGACCAAGCTTCAACAATCTTCTTCCCCTTCAATTGACTATATTCATAGACATTTCATGGAACCGATCAGGTTAGAGACATTGGCGGAATTGGAACATTACCATCCGTCCTATTATTCGGCGTGGTTCAAGAAAAAACATGGTAAGAGCCCGAAAGCGTATATATCGGAACTACGTTTGAAAGAAGCTGATCATCTGCTGCTATCAACAGAATGGTCAATGTCCCGGATCAGTGAGGAGTTGGGCTTTGAGAATTCTTCTTCCTTCACGAGATGGTTTGTAAGACATAGGGGGATATCCCCGCAGCAATATAGAATCCTTAAAAAGGGATAAAAGGATATCAAACTTGGTAAAGAGATTTCTAAGTGGATTCTCTATCCTAAGTTTAGATACTCCTTTTATCTTTTTTTATTGAGGTGAGCAGAATGAAGGGTCCTTTATTGATCTTAATTGCCGGCATCCTCTGGGGAACCACGGGTACAACCCAGGCATTCGCACCGGAGTCGGCACATCCGATCGCCATCGGTGCTGCCCGCTTAGCAGTCGGGGGGCTGTTTTTGATGGGAATTGTCCTTGCGACTGGCAAGTTGAACGTGACCAATTGGCCGGTAAAGCGAGTGGTGTTGGCTTCTCTGAGTATGGCATTCTATCAGCCGCTGTTTTTCACGGCCGTCACCCGGACCGGGGTGGCAATCGGAACGGTTGTAGCCATTGGGAGCGCACCTATCTTATCGGGGGTCATTGAATGGCTCGTTTTAAAAAAACGTCCGGATTCCATTTGGTGGTGTTCCACATTCCTATCCATCTTAGGGTGCCTGCTGCTGTTTATCAATAACGAGTCCGTACATGTCGATTCC is a genomic window of Rossellomorea sp. y25 containing:
- a CDS encoding n-acetylglutamate synthase; amino-acid sequence: MINYDGRTFVSIENTTNGEVSSKTVFEYKQDGDILSATYSGGDIMKGTLIGIVKEDGGLTFRYNHVNVHNDIRGGQCTSVPEILPDGRIRLHESWRWMDRDQSEGESIVEEVI
- a CDS encoding GNAT family N-acetyltransferase encodes the protein MGTYELKLINNLLDVDLAHLVEHSKEEGFRFVERLVNDYRNGNNTFNRAGEGIFGVFNENGILVAIGGLNKDPFSTGECIGRMRRFYVSKEFRRSGVGNMLVQRIIDEARNHYDTLVLHTDTEQGDAFYRAIGFSKGELYSRSSHYLSLG
- a CDS encoding ATP-binding protein — translated: MFNNFHFETIYRERDDRTPLVVMMCGVAGSGKTTFSQHLEKNGFVRLSIDEEIWATHGRYGIDFPMEKMEEYKKVAESKLRNELVKLIHDKQQVVIDFSFWDRGRRDRYKQLIEKSGGKWKLIYLKVHPDDLLERLTIRNKRFDANAFPISEGLLTSYLNGFEIPEGEGEIVVGN
- a CDS encoding lysozyme inhibitor LprI family protein, which encodes MEDHTPKTKIEGRTEFLNKLDNIQKELDAMPEKKDSDKGVTNAMKNYYGVSYEKFDDALNEIYTLLKKELSPEVMKELQAEQLRWIEQKETKAEKERLKYEGGTFENVAWYISLYESTKDRCYELVNEYMTD
- a CDS encoding AraC family transcriptional regulator; its protein translation is MERVVCEKRSYSKEFHSHQHEFGQFLFPLQGSLDIQTKWQELHLDPDHCFYLPPMSDHQYRSMDRNEFLILDIPLNYLPGDTGSMYMQLDEQWVSIRYLLLEEAGNPENRMSLISLARYVTTKLQQSSSPSIDYIHRHFMEPIRLETLAELEHYHPSYYSAWFKKKHGKSPKAYISELRLKEADHLLLSTEWSMSRISEELGFENSSSFTRWFVRHRGISPQQYRILKKG